Part of the Streptomyces sp. WMMC500 genome is shown below.
TGACGTCGTGCCCGGCGGCCGCGGCGCGGGCGGCGGCGACGGCGGAGTCCACGCCGCCGGACATGGCGGCGAGGACCTTCAGACGGGCGGGGCGGGCCGGGTGTGTCGCTCGTGGTGTCATAGCCACTCCAGGGTAACGAGGCGCGGCGCGGAACCGTCCGGCGGCCGGAGGCGTTGGCCGATCGAGACCGGACGACAAGGAATGACCGCATGCCGACGACCGACGGCGACGCCCCGGAGCACGGGGCGGGCGAGCCGCGCGCGGACGCGGGGCGGCCCGCGCCCGGCGCCGCCGGGGGCGACGCGGGGGACGGGCTGCCGCGCCGCTCCAGCCGCCGCGCCGTGCTCGCCGCCCTCGGCGTGGGCGCGGTCGGGGCCGGCCTGGGCTGGGCCGGGTACGAGCATCTCAAGCGCCTGTGGTGGCAGGTGCCCGGCATCGACAAGCCGCGCAGACCGGGTGAACTCGACTACGCCGCCGCGAACTGGGCCGGCGCCTCGGAGGCGAACTGGCGCCGGGCCGACCGCCCCGCCGACTACGGCATCGACCGCGTCGTCATCCACGTCACCGAGGGCAGCTACGCGGTGGCGCTCCAGGTCTTCCGCGACCCCGGCCACGGCGCCGCCACCCACTACGTCGTCCGGGCCGGGGACGGGCACGTCGCGCAGACCGTGCGCGAGCTGGACGTCGCGTTCCACGCGGGCAACCGGGAGTGGAACGAGCGCAGCATCGGCATCGAGCACGAGGGCTTCGTGGACCGCCCGGAGACGCTGACCGACGTCATGTACCGCTCGTCGGCGAAGCTGACCGCGGACATCTGCCGGCGCTACGACATCCCCGTGGACCGCGAGCACATCGTCGGCCACAACGAGGTCCCGGAGGCCACGCACACCGACCCGGGGCCGCACTGGGACTGGCGGCGGTACATGCGCCTGGTACGCGAGGAACACGAGGCACACACAGCCGCGGGCCGCAGGGCGAGCGCGCGGCCGGCACGCGACTCCTGACCGGGGGCGCGCGGCGACCCGCCGCGGTCCCACCGCGACCCCGCGCGGCCCTCCGGAGGGCCGGCGCGCGCCGGCCCGCTCAGGTCAGACCCGCCGCCCGCGCCCGCTCCACCGCGGGCCCGATCGCGGCCGCCAGCGCCGCCACGTCCGCCTCCGTCGACGTGTGCCCCAGCGAGAACCGCAGCGTCCCCCGCGCCAGGTCGGGGTCCGCCCCCGCGGCGAGCAGCACGTGGCTGGGCTGGGCGACGCCCGCGGTGCAGGCGGAGCCGGTCGAGCACGCGATGCCCTGGGCGTCGAGGAGCAGCAGCAGGGAGTCGCCCTCGCAGCCGGGGAAGGAGAAGTGCGCGTTGGCGGGCAGCCGCCCGGCCGGGTCCGGGTCGCCGTTGAGCACCGCGGCGGGCACCGCGGCCCGTACCGCGGCCACCAGGCGGTCGCGCAGCGCGCCCACCCCGGCGGCGAACTCCGCGCGCCGCTCCGCGGCCAGCTCCGCCGCCACCGCGAACGCGGCGATCGCCGGCACGTCCAGCGTGCCGGAGCGCACCTCGCGCTCCTGCCCGCCGCCGTGCAGCAGCGGCTCGGGCGCGTACTGCCGGCCGAGCAGCAGGGCCCCGATGCCGTACGGGCCGCCGATCTTGTGTCCGGTGAGCGTGAGCGCGGCCAGCCCCGAGGCGTCGAAGCCGACCTCCACCTGGCCCGCCGCCTGCACGGCGTCGGCGTGCATCGGCACGCCGTACTCCCGCGCGACGGCGGCCAGTTCGGCGACGGGCAGGACCGTGCCGATCTCGTTGTTGGCCCACATCGCCGTCACCAGCGCCACGTCGTCCGCGCCCCCGGCGGGGCCGCGCTCCAGCGCGGCGCGCAGCGCGTCGGGGTGCACCCGGCCGTGGGCGTCGACCGGCAGCCAGTCGACGGTGGCGCCCTCGTGCTTCTGCAGCCAGTGCACGGCGTCGAGCACCGCGTGGTGCTCGACGGGGCTGGCGAGCACCCGGGTACGGGCCGGGTCCTCGGCCCGCCGCGACCAGTACAGGCCCTTGACGGCGAGGTTGTCCGCCTCGGTGCCGCCGGAGGTGAAGACCACCTCGCTGGGCCGGGCGCCGAAGGCGGCGGCCAGCCGCTCCCGGGACTCCTCCACCGCCCGCCGGGCCCTCCGGCCCGCGGCGTGCAGCGACGAGGCGTTGCCGGTGGCGGCGAGGCGGTCGGTCATGGCCCGCACCGCCTCGGGGAGCATCGGCGTGGTGGCGGCGTGGTCGAGGTAGACGGCCTGGTCCATGATGGTCCCGATTCTACGGCGCCCGCCCGCCCGCCGGGCGCCGCCTTCCGGCCGTACGGACCCGCCCCGGGCCCGCACGGCGGCGGCGCGGCGCCGGCGGCCGGACTACTTCGTGTCGTCGGGTGCCTGGTCGGGCGCGTTCTCCGGGTGCCAGCAGGCGGTGCGCCGGCCGGGCTTCAGCTCCAGCAGCGGCGGCTCCTTGGTCTTGCAGACCTGGGTGGCCTTCCAGCAGCGGGTGTGGAAGCGGCAGCCGGACGGCGGCGCGATCGGCGAGGGCACGTCGCCCTTGAGCAGGATCCGCTCGCGCTGCTGCCGGCGCTTGGTGTCCGGCACCGGCACCGCGGACATCAGCGCCTTGGTGTACGGGTGCAGCGGCTCCTGGTACAGGCTGGTGCGGTCGGCGAGTTCGACGATCTTGCCCAGGTACATGACCGCGATCCGGTCCGAGACGTGCCGGACGACGGACAGGTCGTGGGCGATGATCACGTACGTGAGCCCGAACTCCTGCTGGAGGTCGTCCAGGAGGTTGACCACCTGTGCCTGGATGGACACGTCCAGTGCGGAGACGGGCTCGTCGGCCACGATCAGCTTCGGCTGCAGGGCCAGCGCGCGGGCGATGCCGATGCGCTGCCGCTGGCCGCCGGAGAACTCGTGCGGGTAGCGGTTGTAGTGCTCGGGGTTCAGGCCGACCCGCTCCAGGATCCCCTGGACCTCCTTCTTCACCCCGCCCTCGGGCCGCACGTTCTGCAGCTTGAAGGGGGCGCCGACGATGGTGCCGACGGTGTGCCGCGGGTTCAGCGAGGAGTACGGGTCCTGGAAGATCATCTGCACGTCGCGGCGGAGCGGGCGCATCTGGCCCGTGCTCAGGTGCGTGATGTCCCGGCCCTGGAACTCGACCCTGCCGCCGGTGGGCTCCAGCAGCCGGGTGATCAGCCGGCCCATGGTGGACTTGCCGCAGCCGGACTCGCCGACCACGCCCAGGGTCTCGCCGGGCAGCACCTCGAAGTCGATGCCGTCCACGGCCTGCACCGCGCCGACCTTGCGCTGCATCAGGCCCTTGCGGATGGGGAAGTGCTTGGTCAGCCCGGAGACCCTGAGCAGCGGCTCGGTGCCCGCGGTGGGCTTCTTGCGCATCCGCGCGCCCGGAACGGTCGCGGTCGCCGCCGCCCCGCCGGCGTCGGCCGGCCGGTCCGCCGGGGCCTTCCCCGGGGCGTCCGCCGCGGCGTCCGCCGGGGCGTCGGCAGCCTTCCCGTCCCCCGCCTCTGTCGCCTTCTCGGCCTTCGTCTCGGGCACAGCCTCGTCCTTCACAGCTTCGGCGCAATCTCTTCGGTGTAGATGCGCTCCCGGTCTTCCTGCCGCATGTGGCAGGCGGCGAAGTGGCCGGTTCCCACCTCGCGCAGCTCGGGCCGTACGGTGCGGCTGGCGTCGTCCGCGGGCACGTCCGCGTAGGGGCAGCGGGGGTGGAACGCACAGCCGCTCGGCACGTTGATGAGGCTCGGCGGGCTGCCCTTGACCGGAATGAGCCGGTCCGTGGCCTCGCGGTCGATGCGCGGCATGGAGCCGAGCAGGCCCCAGGTGTACGGGTGCTGCGGCCGGTCGAAGATCTGCTCGGCCGAGCCCTTCTCCACGCACCGCCCGCCGTACATCACCAGGATGTCGTCGGCCAGCTCGGCGACCACGCCGAGGTCGTGGGTGATGATGATGACCGCGGAGCCGAACTCCTTCTGCAGGTCCCGGATCAGGTCGAGGATCTGCGCCTGCACGGTGACGTCGAGCGCGGTGGTCGGCTCGTCGGCGATGAGCAGTTCGGGGTTGTTCACCAGCGCCATCGCGATCATCGCGCGCTGGCGCATGCCGCCGGAGAACTGGTGCGGGTAGTCGTCGACGCGCTTGTCGGGCTGCGGGATGCCGACCCGGTCGAGCATCTCGATGGCCCGCTTGCGCGCGGTCTTCTTGTCGACGTCGTGGTGGACCCGGTACGCCTCCACGATCTGGTACCCGATCTTGTAGTACGGGTGCAGCGCGGAGAGCGGGTCCTGGAAGATCATCGACATCTCGCGGCCGCGCAGCCGGCGCACCGCGTCGGGCTCCGCGGACAGCAGTTCCTGGCCGTTGAGCCAGATCTCGCCGGAGAGCTGTGCCCGCCGCCGCTTGCCGTACTGCCCGGCGGTGTGCAGGCCCATCACCGCCAGCGAGGTGACGGACTTGCCGGAGCCGGACTCGCCCACGATGCCGAGGGTCCTGCCCTTCTCCAACTGGAAGGACAGCCCGTCGACGGACTTCACCACGCCGTCGTCGGTCGGGAAGTGGACCTTCAGGTCCCGGATGTCCAGGAACGACGACGCCTCCGTGCCGGCGGGCACCGGCTCGCCGACGGCGCCCGTCTTCGTCAGACCGGTCACGAGACCCTCACCCTCGGGTCGATGGCGGCGTACACGAAGTCGACCACCAGATTGCACATCACGATGAAGAAGGCGGCGAACAACGTCACGCCGAGGATCGGCGGCAGGTCGTTCTCGTTGATGGACTGCACCGCCCAGGAACCGACCCCGTTGAAGGAGAACACCGTCTCGGTGATCACCGCCCCGCCGAGCAGCAGCGCGAAGTCCATGCCGAAGATGGTCACGATGGGGGTCAGCGCGGAGCGCAGCCCGTGCCGGGTGATCACCACCGGCTCCTTCAGGCCCTTCGCGCGGGCGGTGCGGATGTAGTCCTCGCCCATGGTCTCCAGCATTCCGGCGCGCGTGAGTCTCGCATAGAGCGCGGAATAGAGGAACGCCAGCGAGAACCAGGGCAGCATCAACCCCTGGAACCAGCGCACCGGATTCTCGGTGAGCGGCGTGTACTCGTTGGGGAAGATCTCCCAGTTGTAGACGAAGAGCGCCAGCGCGACGGTGCCGGTGAAGAACATCGGCAGCGAGACGCCGGCCAGGGCGATGCCCATCGCCGCGCGGTCGAAGAACGACCCCGGGCGCAGCGCCGAGATCACGCCCGTCGTCACCCCGGAGATCAGCCACAGCACGGCGGCGCCGATGGCCAGCGAGGCGGTGACCGGCAGCCGGTCCAGCATCTCCGGCCAGACCTCCACGTGCTTGCGGAAGGAGTAGCCGAGGCAGGGCGCGTTGCACTGCGACGGGTCGGGGCCGAAGTTGAACTCCCGGCCGGCGAAGATGCCGCGGATGAAGTCCCAGTACTGGACGTAGACGGGATCGTCGAGGCCGAGGTTCTGCTTGACCGCTTCGATGGTCTTGGGGTCCGGGCTCTTGCCGATGTACTGCGCGGCGAGCTGGTCGGCGGAGCTGCCGGCTAGCCGCGGCAGGATGAAGAAGATGGCGTAGGTGATGGCGCTCACGACGAAGAGCAGCACCACCGCGGCCAGCAGCCGCCGGATGAGATACGCGAACACGAGGGCGTGCCTTCCACGGTCCGGGCGGCGCGGGCGGTGCCGGTGAAGGGCACCGCCCGCGCAGCCGGTGGGGGTGCTACTTCAGGCCGAGGTTCAGGTAGTCGTACTGACCACTGAACGCCTGCGAGACCACCAGGTTGGTGAGCTTGTCCGAGCGGTAGTGCAGGACCTTGAAGTAGGACAGGGGCACGATGGCCGCCGTCTCCAGCATCTTCTTGTCCACCTCGGCGTACGCCTTGGCACGGGCCGCCTGGTCCGGGTTGGCGATCGACTCGTCGAGCAGCTTGTTGATCTCCGGGTCGTCCAGGTACGAGATGTTCGTGTTACCGGACTCGCCGAGGGCGCCGCCGTTGGCGATCTGCTGCAGGAAGCCGTAGCCGCTGGGCCAGTCGGAACCCCACTGCATCATGTACAGACCGGCCTTGTTGTCCTGGGTCCACTTCCGGGAACCAGCGAAGTCGGTGAAGTACTTGCCGCCGGGGAACTTCTGGATCTCGGCGTTGATGCCGACCTTCTTCAGCGCCGCCTGGATCGCGGTGGCGTTGTCGATCTCGTCCTGCCGCTCGGTGCGCGCGGTCAGCACGGTGTCGAACCCGTCGGGCTGGCCGCACTCCTTCAGCGCGGCCTTGGCCTTCTCCACGTCGCCCTTGTTGCCCTCGGTGGCGTACGGGTCGTCGTACGCCTCGTGGCTCGGGACGTCCGGGGGCAGCGCGGTGGTGGCGATGTCGCCCTTGGGCTCGCCGCCGAGCGCGCGCATGGAGGAGTCCTTGTCGATGGCGTACTCCACGGCCTTGCGGCAGTTGACGTCATCGAAGGGCGCGAGCTGGGTGTTCATCGCCAGGTAGGTCAGGCGGCCACCGGTCGGGTTGTCGATCATGTTGGACTCGTCCCGCAGAAGCTGGGACTGCGTCTGACCGGTGACGCCGAGGGCGTCGAACATGACGTGGGTCTCGCCGGCCTCGATGTTCTTGTCGATGGTCTCGGCGTTGACCTTGAACCGGACCTCGATCTTGTCCGGGAGCTGCTTGCGGATCTTGTCCGTCTTCGGGTCCCACTGGTCGTTGCGGACCAGGGTGGCGGACTTGTCCTGCTCGAAGCTCTCGAACTTGTACGAGCCGGAGGAGACGATGTTCTTCTGGTAGTCCGAGCCGTTGTCCTTGTCCCGCGGCACCGGCGCGGTCTGGGTCATCGCGACCAGGTAGTCGAACTCCTGGAACGGCTGGGCGAGGTTGAAGACGATCGTGTGGTCGTCCGGGGTCTGGATGGAGGAGATGCCCTCTTCGCTCTTGTCCTTGTACGGACCCTTGTAGTCGTCCGGGTTCTCCAGGTACTGGGCGAAGTAGTTCGGGCCGAGGGAGAGCACGTCGCGGGCGTAGTTGCTCCGCTCGACGGCGTACTTGACGTCACCGGCCGTGATCTCGGTGCCGTCCTCGTACTTGACGCCCTTCTTGATCTTGTACGTCCAGGTCTTGCCGCCGTCGGTCGACTCACCGGGACCCTCGGCGAGGTCCGGCACCGGCTCCGCGGCCTGCGCGCCCGGGCCGGGGGCGTACGTCATGAGGGAGCGGGCGTACAGCCGGCTGAAGTTCCACACGTAGCCGTAGTACGTGTTGCCCGGGTCCATCGAGTCCGGCACGTCGGCGGACTCGTAGACGAGGGTTCCGCCCTTCTTCTCGGACGGGTTGAGCACCTTATCGATCGCCGCGTTCGCGGCGGCGCCGCCGCCCTCGCCCTCCCCGTCGTCATCGTTGCCGCCGCCGCCGCAGGCGGAGACGGTCAGCGCGACCGAGACGGCAACCGCGAGCATGGCGGCTGATTTCGACCTGAGTTTCATGGTGAGGCGTTGCCCCCTGGTTCGGAGTGATGGGACGAGAGCGGGCACGGCGGGTGCCGCACCCAGGCTGCTTCTTGGGGTCATCGGTGTCATCGGCGGCCCTTGGGATCGAGTGCGTCCCTGAGCCCGTCGCCCAAGAGGTTGAAGGCCAGCACGGACAGGAAGATCGCCACGCCCGGTACGACCATGAACATCGGATCGACCTGGTAGTAGTCGATCGCGCTGCTCAGCATGCCGCCCCAGGAGGCCTGCGGCGGCTGGATGCCCACGCCGAGGAAGCTGAGCGCCGCCTCGAAGAGGATGTTGGTCGGGATCAGCAGGGTGGAGTAGACGAGGATCGGCCCCACCAGGTTCGGCAGCAGCTCCCGGAAGAGGATGAAGGGGCCGCGTGCGCCCAGGCTCCTGGCCGCTTCGACGAACTCGCGTTCGCGCAGGCTGAGTGTCTGTCCGCGGACGATGCGGCCGATGTACGGCCAACTGAAGAAGCCGATGACGAAGATCAGCACGCCGATGTGGAGCTGCAGGCCCTTGAGCCCGAAGGCGCCGCCCTGCAGCGCGGCGGAGATGGAGATGGCGAAGAGCAGCACCGGGAAGGCCAGGAACGTGTCCATGGTCCGGCTGATGATCGTGTCCGCCCACTTGCCGTAGTAGCCGGCGATGACGCCGAGGACGGTGCCGATCACGACGGCGACCATGGTGGCGCCGAAGGCGACGAGCAGCGAGACCCAGGAGCCTTCGAGGATCCGGGTGGCGATGTCGCGGCCGAGCCGCGGCTCCACGCCCAGCGGGTGGTCCCAACTGATGCCGCCGAAGGAGCCGTACGGCGTGGCCAGGGAGGGGTCGACGAGGTCCTGGTTGAGCTTGTTGGGGTCGAGCCCGAAGATCGACTGGATCGGCCGGGAGAGCGCGGCGATCAGGATGAGGAACACCACGACGACGCCGCCGGCCATGGCGACGCGGTCGCGCTTGAGCCGCATCCAGGCGATGCGCCCGAGCGAACGGCCCTCGATCCGGCTCTTGTCCACGCCCTCGACGAGAGCTTCCGGCGTCGCCTCGGCAGCGCCGGTGGTCTCGATAGGTGCCGTCATGTTGTGGGGACCCCTCTCGAGCGGCGGCGTCCCGCCGTCGTCTGCCGCGGTAGCGGCTCATTCGCTTCGCTGGTGCAAGTCATGCAGTGGTGCCGTGATCCCTGGTGCCGTACGCGCCTGATGCCCGTAGCGTTTGGTCGTGAAGGTCTGCCGTCGCACAGGGGAACGACAGCTTCCTGCGGGGGGAGTCTTCAATGCGCCTGCGATCACTCGCCAGACCCCAAGGGGAATGGATGCGCAAACGTGATGTGATGCAGTGGATAACCGTTATCCGGACATCCGACCGCCGCTGAGCGGATCTTCGTCGGTCCGATATCAGGACACGTACGGATATAACGGGGCCGGGTCTCAGAACTGCGGAGCGGGCCCCGGCTGCCAGCCGGACTGCTGGGCGCCCCCCGCGGAGTGCGGCGGCGGATAGCCGTAACCGGCGGGCGGTGCGGCCGGGCCGCCGCCGTAGGCGCCGCGGTCGAAGAAGGGCCGGGAGTTGGCCCGCATCCACATCGCCACCGGGTCGTGGTCGTCGGCCAGCGCGACCGTGGAGACCGCCAGGCCCGGGGGCACCGCGGCCACGGACTCCTGCATCATCGCCTGCGCCGCGGCGACGGACTGCGGGCCCGTGTCGTACAGGTCGATGCCGATGGCCAGGTACGGCTCGCCGAGCGCCGGCTGCACCCAGGCGCGGCAGAGCGTGCGCACGGCGGGCGTGCGGTGGGCGGTCTGGCCCAGCAGCGCGTAGAACTGCGCGACGTCCACGACCGGCTCGGAGATCCGCAGCGGCCCCGCGGGCAGCCGCTCCAGGCCGGTGGCCACCCGGCGCAGGTCGAGCCAGGGGACGCCGACGCCGCCGCCGGCGGCGTGCGGGTCGAGCCACAGGCCCCAGCGGTCGGGGTAGAGCGCGGCGGCGATCTCGGCGCCGGCGACGGGCTCGTGGGCGCCGGCCCAGCCGCTGGCGGCCAGCTCGCCCTCGGAGCTGAAGCAGGGCGCGTAGGCGTGGCCCTCCACCTGCATGCTGCCGTACTGCGCGTCGGGCGAGTCGGGGCGGCCCTGCCAGAGCAGCATCCACACCTGCCCGGCGGCCAGCGCGGCGAGCAGCGTCTCGTACGCCTCGTACCCGCCGGGAGCCACCTGGCGGACCAACCGGTCCACGCCCGCTCCCGGCGCACTCCCGCGCGCGCCCCCGTTCACCCTGGGCCCCAACCCTTCGTCTCGGCCGCCGCCGCTCCCGGGCACGCGTGTACGCCCGGAAAGGTCATCAAACCAGCTTAGAGCCTCACCGCGTCAGGCGACCCTGATGTAGAACGGCTCGACCTTGGCCCGCATCCAGGTGATCACCGGGTCCACCGCGGCGTCGAGGAAGACCAGTTGCACCTTCCACCGCACGGGCTGTGCGCCCAGCGCCCGGCCCAGCGCCTCCACCGCCGCCTGGCGGCTCTCGTCGTACGTGTCCAGCAGCTCGACGCCGATGTAGAGCTGCTCGGGACCGCCCTCCACGCTCGCCAGCCCCCGGCGCGCGCTGCGCACCACCCCGATCCGCTCGAACTCCTCCCGGGCGACGGCCAGGAAGTCCACCGGGTCGTCCTGCCAGTCCGGCGTGAACAGCCGCACCCGGCCGCCGCGCGCCTCCCCCGGCAGCCGCGACGACGCGCGGTCCCGGCACAGCTCCGCCACCGCCGCCGGCGGCAGCGGCACGCCGACCGTGCCGCCGGGGTTGACCGCGATGCCGACCTGGGGCGGCAGTCCGCGGGCGAACTCGCGGGCCGGCGCGACGGTGAACGAGAGGTGGGAGCCGGCCACCCGCAGGAACTCCTCCTGCGAGGAGAACACGGGCACGTACGGCGCGCCGCCGATCTCCGTCGTCGGGAGGCCGAGCGAGCCGCTGTCGGGACCGCCGCCCTCGGGCAGCGGCACCCACAGGCTGCTGCGGCCCAGCACCTCCAGCAGCCGCGGCGCGGCCTGCGGGTTGCCGAGGGAGGCGGCGAGCACCTCCTCCAGCTCGTTGCCGGGGAAACCGCCCGTGGCGGGGGGCTGCGGGGAGCGGTAGTCGAAGCTCATCGGGACCAGCCAACTCTCGGGGGATGAACGTCGGCACCCTAACGGCTGCGAGCGCTCGCGGGCGAAGGTCCCGCCTGCACACGGTGGAGCCCTCTCACCCACCGAACCGCGCGACAGGGAGCCCGTTTTCCATGCGTAAGAACCGAATGGCCGGCCTCGCCGCCACCGTCGTCACCGCCGTCGCCGGCGGCGCCCTCCTGCTCGGGGCCGCCGGGCCCGTCGCCGTCGCCGCGGGCGCCGCCGGGGCCGGGCACCAGGACGGCCGGCGGGCCGCCGCTGCCCCGGCTGCCCTTACCCCGGGCGGCACCGCCCCGGGCGGCACCGCCCCGGCCGCCGCCGACGTGGACCCCGCGACGCTGCATCTGCTGGCCCGGCTCGGGCAGCTCACCGCCTGCACGGCGCGGACGGTCGAGCTGGTCCAGCAGGCCGTCGCCGACGGCGGCCGGCTGGACCCGCGCACGCTGCCCGCCTTCCGCTCGCACCTGGACGCCGTGGCCGCGGCGGCGACGGCCAAGGGCACGGTCAAGTCGATGAAGGCACAGGAGACGACCGCGCTGGCGCAGGCCGTCGCCGCGCTGCGCGAGGAGCTGGACGGGCTCGTACGGGCCGGGCGTGCGGGCGACGGGGCGGCGGTCGACGAGCGGGCCTCGGTGACCGTGGGGGCGCTGGTGCGGGTCCTCGCGGCGACGGCCGGCAGCGGGCTGGTGCCGGCGGGGCAGGTTCCGCAGGTGCCGGCGGCGAACGCGAAGGTGCCGCCGAGCCTGCCGGGGGAGGCGGGCGCGTAGCGGGCGCGGGCTCGGGTTCGGCTCGCCGCGGCAGGGTCCCGGCGCGCGGCCGGCGCGGGCTCAGCCGAAGCTGATCGAGCGCGGCGCCCCCGGCTCCCTGTCGTCCAGCACCAGCACCGAGTCGCACTCCTGGGCCGCCGGTCCCGCGGCGCGCGCCCAGTCCAGCAGCCTGCGGTGCGCCCACCGGTGCCGGGCGAAGGCGTACCGGGACACCGCGCGCCCCCGCCGCTCCTGCCGCTCCCGGGCCACGTCGGCGGGCACGTCCAGCACCACGACGTGCACCCCGCGCCCGTACCGCCGCGCCTGCCTGGTCAGCCACCAGCGCACCCACGGCAGCGTGCCGCAGTCGTGCACGACGAGGCTGCCGCCGGCGCGGACCGCCAGGCGCAGTCGCGCGTAGTGGTCGATGCGTACCAGAGGCCTGTACACCGCGTACGGCAGCCGCGCGCCCAGCTTGCGCGCCCAGCGCTCCCGCACGTACTGCGAGTCGATCAGCAGCACCGCCGCCGGCGGCCGCGTACGCCGCATGAGCGTGCTCTTGCCGCTGCCCGGCAGCCCGGAGACCACGACGATGTCCCCCGCGGGATAGCGAAGCCGCTCCCGCGAGGCCGCCTGCTCCACCGTCACGCCGCCTCCCACGCCCCGCACCGCCGCCGCCTGCCCTCCACAAGCGTCGCAACAGCGGCGGGGCTGGACAAGGACGCAACGGGCCGTGGCGGAAGACGGTCTCCCGGTTTTCTCCGCCCTGTCCGCGAGCGCGGGCCGCGTGCAATGATGGGGCCCGCCAACTGCATACCGGCCGTTCGAATCCGCGCGGGAGAGTCCCGGTGCCTCGCCGCACCGGGCGCCGAAGGAGCAAGTCCTCCCTTGAATCTCTCAGGCCCCGTCACCGCGCGGGCTAGGCAGATCTGAAAAGAGGGCCGCGCTTGGGAGCACAGCCGTGCGCCGGCGCCGGTCCCACCCAAGGTGCAAGCCACGCTCCCGCGGGATCGTGGCGAACCTCTCAGGTTCCGATGACAGATGGGGAGGACACGACCACCCCCTGTCCGGGAGCCTGACGATGACCCCTGAGAGCCCTGCACCGCGCCGTACCGCGCTCGACGCCACGCACCGCGCCCTCGGCGCCACCATGACCGACTTCGCCGGCTGGGACATGCCGCTGCGCTACGGCAGCGAGCGCGAGGAGCACGTCGCGGTGCGCACCCGCGCCGGCCTCTTCGACCTCTCCCACATGGGCGAGATCGCCGTCACCGGGCCGGGGTCCGCCGCCCTGCTGGACTACGCGCTGGTGGGCCGGCTGTCGGCCGTGCGCCCCGGCCGCGCCCGGTACACGATGATCTGCCGCGAGGACGGCGGCATCCTCGACGACCTGATCGTCTACCGGCTCGCCGAGGACGAGTTCATGATCGTCGCCAACGCCGCCAACGCCCGGGTCGTCCTGGCCGCCCTCGCCGAGCGGGCCGCCGGCTTCCCGGGCGCTCAGGTGCGCGACGACGGCGAGTCCTACGCCCTGATCGCCGTGCAGGGCCCGAAGTCGCCGGCCGTCCTGGGCCGGGTCACCGACGCGGACCTGGCGGGCCTGAAGTACTACGCGGGCCTGCCCGGCACCGTCGCCGGCGCCGGCGCGCTCATCGCCCGCACCGGCTACACCGGCGAGGACGGCTTCGAGCTGTTCGTCCGCCCCGCGGACGCGGTCGCCGTGTGGGAGGCGCTGACCGCCGCCGGGCGGGACGACGGCCTGGTGCCCTGCGGGCTCTC
Proteins encoded:
- a CDS encoding N-acetylmuramoyl-L-alanine amidase yields the protein MPTTDGDAPEHGAGEPRADAGRPAPGAAGGDAGDGLPRRSSRRAVLAALGVGAVGAGLGWAGYEHLKRLWWQVPGIDKPRRPGELDYAAANWAGASEANWRRADRPADYGIDRVVIHVTEGSYAVALQVFRDPGHGAATHYVVRAGDGHVAQTVRELDVAFHAGNREWNERSIGIEHEGFVDRPETLTDVMYRSSAKLTADICRRYDIPVDREHIVGHNEVPEATHTDPGPHWDWRRYMRLVREEHEAHTAAGRRASARPARDS
- a CDS encoding cysteine desulfurase family protein, with amino-acid sequence MDQAVYLDHAATTPMLPEAVRAMTDRLAATGNASSLHAAGRRARRAVEESRERLAAAFGARPSEVVFTSGGTEADNLAVKGLYWSRRAEDPARTRVLASPVEHHAVLDAVHWLQKHEGATVDWLPVDAHGRVHPDALRAALERGPAGGADDVALVTAMWANNEIGTVLPVAELAAVAREYGVPMHADAVQAAGQVEVGFDASGLAALTLTGHKIGGPYGIGALLLGRQYAPEPLLHGGGQEREVRSGTLDVPAIAAFAVAAELAAERRAEFAAGVGALRDRLVAAVRAAVPAAVLNGDPDPAGRLPANAHFSFPGCEGDSLLLLLDAQGIACSTGSACTAGVAQPSHVLLAAGADPDLARGTLRFSLGHTSTEADVAALAAAIGPAVERARAAGLT
- a CDS encoding dipeptide ABC transporter ATP-binding protein; protein product: MKDEAVPETKAEKATEAGDGKAADAPADAAADAPGKAPADRPADAGGAAATATVPGARMRKKPTAGTEPLLRVSGLTKHFPIRKGLMQRKVGAVQAVDGIDFEVLPGETLGVVGESGCGKSTMGRLITRLLEPTGGRVEFQGRDITHLSTGQMRPLRRDVQMIFQDPYSSLNPRHTVGTIVGAPFKLQNVRPEGGVKKEVQGILERVGLNPEHYNRYPHEFSGGQRQRIGIARALALQPKLIVADEPVSALDVSIQAQVVNLLDDLQQEFGLTYVIIAHDLSVVRHVSDRIAVMYLGKIVELADRTSLYQEPLHPYTKALMSAVPVPDTKRRQQRERILLKGDVPSPIAPPSGCRFHTRCWKATQVCKTKEPPLLELKPGRRTACWHPENAPDQAPDDTK
- a CDS encoding ABC transporter ATP-binding protein, translating into MTGLTKTGAVGEPVPAGTEASSFLDIRDLKVHFPTDDGVVKSVDGLSFQLEKGRTLGIVGESGSGKSVTSLAVMGLHTAGQYGKRRRAQLSGEIWLNGQELLSAEPDAVRRLRGREMSMIFQDPLSALHPYYKIGYQIVEAYRVHHDVDKKTARKRAIEMLDRVGIPQPDKRVDDYPHQFSGGMRQRAMIAMALVNNPELLIADEPTTALDVTVQAQILDLIRDLQKEFGSAVIIITHDLGVVAELADDILVMYGGRCVEKGSAEQIFDRPQHPYTWGLLGSMPRIDREATDRLIPVKGSPPSLINVPSGCAFHPRCPYADVPADDASRTVRPELREVGTGHFAACHMRQEDRERIYTEEIAPKL
- a CDS encoding ABC transporter permease, whose product is MFAYLIRRLLAAVVLLFVVSAITYAIFFILPRLAGSSADQLAAQYIGKSPDPKTIEAVKQNLGLDDPVYVQYWDFIRGIFAGREFNFGPDPSQCNAPCLGYSFRKHVEVWPEMLDRLPVTASLAIGAAVLWLISGVTTGVISALRPGSFFDRAAMGIALAGVSLPMFFTGTVALALFVYNWEIFPNEYTPLTENPVRWFQGLMLPWFSLAFLYSALYARLTRAGMLETMGEDYIRTARAKGLKEPVVITRHGLRSALTPIVTIFGMDFALLLGGAVITETVFSFNGVGSWAVQSINENDLPPILGVTLFAAFFIVMCNLVVDFVYAAIDPRVRVS
- a CDS encoding ABC transporter substrate-binding protein produces the protein MLAVAVSVALTVSACGGGGNDDDGEGEGGGAAANAAIDKVLNPSEKKGGTLVYESADVPDSMDPGNTYYGYVWNFSRLYARSLMTYAPGPGAQAAEPVPDLAEGPGESTDGGKTWTYKIKKGVKYEDGTEITAGDVKYAVERSNYARDVLSLGPNYFAQYLENPDDYKGPYKDKSEEGISSIQTPDDHTIVFNLAQPFQEFDYLVAMTQTAPVPRDKDNGSDYQKNIVSSGSYKFESFEQDKSATLVRNDQWDPKTDKIRKQLPDKIEVRFKVNAETIDKNIEAGETHVMFDALGVTGQTQSQLLRDESNMIDNPTGGRLTYLAMNTQLAPFDDVNCRKAVEYAIDKDSSMRALGGEPKGDIATTALPPDVPSHEAYDDPYATEGNKGDVEKAKAALKECGQPDGFDTVLTARTERQDEIDNATAIQAALKKVGINAEIQKFPGGKYFTDFAGSRKWTQDNKAGLYMMQWGSDWPSGYGFLQQIANGGALGESGNTNISYLDDPEINKLLDESIANPDQAARAKAYAEVDKKMLETAAIVPLSYFKVLHYRSDKLTNLVVSQAFSGQYDYLNLGLK